One stretch of Sander vitreus isolate 19-12246 chromosome 16, sanVit1, whole genome shotgun sequence DNA includes these proteins:
- the amacr gene encoding alpha-methylacyl-CoA racemase — protein MALAGVRVIELAGLAPAPFCGMILADFGAKVIRVDRNKVGMSLDTQARGKRSVAINLKTAEGVALLRKLCVQSDVVLEPYRKGVMEKLGLGPHEMLKENPRLIYARLTGYGQSGSYATAAGHDINYLAISGLLSRLGRSGEKPYAPLNLMADFAGGGLTCALGIVLALLERTTSGKGQIIDASMVEGAAYVGSFAWKSRSIGMWDSPRGQNMLDSGAPFYDTYETSDGKYMAVGAIEPQFYRQLLTGLELDAGELPPQMSFTDWPELRRIFTERFASKTQADWSRIFDGTDACVTPVLSFDQVSSHPHNQERASFIKDSSGEESPRPAPVLSRTPAEPCLASDPVIGEHTLEVLNEYGFTSADIDQMLTAGVVECNAVKSKL, from the exons ATGGCACTGGCTGGAGTGCGAGTTATTGAGCTGGCAGGCCTGGCTCCAGCACCGTTCTGTGGCATGATCCTGGCAGACTTTGGAGCCAAGGTGATCCGCGTGGACCGGAATAAAGTCGGCATGTCTTTGGACACACAAGCACGGGGCAAACGGTCTGTGGCCATCAATCTGAAGACGGCAGAGGGTGTAGCCCTGCTCAGGAAGCTCTGTGTCCAGTCTGATGTGGTCCTGGAGCCCTACCGTAAAG GTGTGATGGAGAAGCTGGGCCTTGGGCCACACGAGATGTTAAAGGAAAACCCTCGTCTGATCTACGCTCGGTTGACAGGGTATGGCCAGAGTGGATCTTATGCCACCGCAGCTGGGCATGACATCAACTACCTCGCCATATCAG GCCTTTTATCCCGGCTGGGTCGTAGTGGGGAGAAGCCTTACGCTCCATTGAATCTGATGGCAGACTTTGCAGGTGGTGGTCTTACCTGTGCTCTGGGGATAGTCCTAGCTCTGCTGGAGAGAACAACATCGGGGAAAGGACAGATCATTGACGCCAGCATG GTAGAAGGAGCCGCATATGTAGGTTCTTTTGCATGGAAATCTCGTAGCATCGGTATGTGGGACAGTCCAAGAGGACAAAATATGTTGGACAGTGGAGCGCCTTTCTACGATACCTACGAGACTTCAGATGGAAAGTACATGGCCGTGGGAGCCATAGAACCGCAGTTCTACAGACAGCTACTTACAG GCTTAGAGTTGGATGCTGGAGAGTTGCCTCCTCAGATGAGCTTCACAGATTGGCCAGAGCTGAGACGGATCTTCACAGAGCGTTTTGCTTCAAAAACTCAGGCGGATTGGTCAAGGATTTTTGATGGGACTGATGCCTGTGTTACACCTGTGTTGTCTTTCGACCAGGTGAGCTCACACCCACATAACCAGGAAAGAGCTTCATTCATAAAGGACTCCAGTGGGGAAGAAAGCCCCCGGCCGGCCCCGGTTCTCTCTCGGACTCCTGCGGAGCCTTGCCTTGCCTCAGACCCTGTTATCGGAGAACACACACTTGAGGTCCTAAATGAGTATGGGTTTACGTCAGCAGACATAGACCAAATGCTTACAGCAGGGGTTGTAGAGTGTAATGCTGTCAAATCAAAGTTGTAG